In a single window of the Rhinoraja longicauda isolate Sanriku21f chromosome 10, sRhiLon1.1, whole genome shotgun sequence genome:
- the LOC144597504 gene encoding uncharacterized protein LOC144597504, whose product MDVANHSVVLLQQLNVQREFGFLCDCTVAVGDIHFKAHRAVLAAFSNYFKMIFIHQSSDYIKVQPVDIQPDIFSYLLHLMYTGKGPKQPVDPSRLEEGIRFLHAYNLVHDPGHGGPLFGAHHEVLPLQSPNLYGIQISGSQKVQVAQSAGRSGPPGLGLEQPGQLPTGPVANIPEHRYARPPISQEVATLREDSSPGAPPATRGLQVPGLGFKRGKSHKHYSCHYCGERFAARGSLRDHLYSHASGSLPSATPLAAAETRGLGDHSQEAGKPEGLLGQGEEVLFPAANQQETNSLDEHPPVGLTVTVGAYGGDAVESGSFGTAKRRKLACSVCGHAVEPEPGALSPLPAPAAVAGQEEPPTQQQQPAAAELEAAFRAAFANYESARVHAHYKCARGGCVLPVPGAVTATAPGALPGRRGGDRFVHRWLWERELTYCERTGVYWLLYEEGRGMYCYLCRRHDAHNRQNKTKVFNGTPAVRYKKAALQAHAESQQHGAAVRAELSSRLSVRQLARSGRQEAASLRALFQAAYWLAREGLPTTKLRPALRLLGVAPTHFRRAATLRHVFRSLGCAVRRRLLLRLGRAARFGLLCERSGLEAGAGAEAEAALLGFVQYVDPSSKEVSWGLLFAEVGRAWDSGEEVAGAVGRALGCAGLEGSRLAWLVAEQAGEEEVAARLQVGWPGLLGMVWPGRRLLLAGTGRGGAGACGPLLRLQAWLYQLWELLERSPALAEAYLAARLPEAKAEAEVSPPGRLLRPVLLRRLRRTCRRRRQSLEASVEGAYEDLPALLRALRAQGGVEAAACGLWAQLSAPRAVGGLYILREAVAAMDGLTGALCRARGLQAPPDAELRTALQRLREAAESGAPLGRLWADLEPGGRLSACGLPTLDARGQAELRALLEAYTAGLAAELRRHFIEAGASPLAALAVFNPLLVPEPGSPEAAAHGQSQVAALASRFYPREPGAEARLQAEWARLQPELRAWCSVLPASALAEPGASAVEWSLRRLLRLPSYPGLADVAEAALAAPVGPAWDERAAGSLRGVEARLRGGRCRDGGLLDSLLHISVNGPELGTAECAQLLEEAAQAFMQQRRPGAGASPQHKPALASVKAEEAAESSEQELEQEVGALQHQADNDSDSENSLCY is encoded by the exons ATGGACGTGGCCAATCACAGTGTGGTGCTGCTACAGCAGCTGAACGTGCAGCGGGAGTTTGGCTTCCTGTGTGACTGCACCGTGGCTGTGGGTGACATCCATTTCAAGGCCCACCGGGCCGTGCTCGCGGCCTTCTCCAACTACTTCAAGATGATCTTCATCCATCAGTCCAG CGACTACATCAAGGTGCAGCCAGTGGACATCCAGCCAGACATCTTCAGCTACCTGCTGCACCTGATGTACACGGGCAAGGGGCCGAAGCAGCCGGTCGATCCCAGCCGGCTGGAGGAGGGCATCCGCTTCCTGCACGCCTACAACCTGGTGCACGACCCAGGGCACGGTGGCCCACTCTTCGGTGCCCACCATGAAGTGCTGCCGTTGCAGTCCCCCAACCTGTACGGCATCCAGATCTCCGGCTCACAGAAGGTACAGGTGGCACAGAGCGCAGGCCGGAGCGGGCCGCCTGGACTGGGCTTGGAGCAGCCAGGCCAGCTGCCCACCGGCCCAGTGGCCAACATTCCCGAGCACCGCTACGCCAGGCCGCCCATCAGCCAGGAGGTGGCGACGCTGAGGGAGGACAGCAGCCCGGGAGCGCCGCCTGCCACCCGCGGACTACAAGTCCCCGGCCTTGGCTTCAAGAGGGGCAAGTCCCACAAACACTACTCCTGCCACTACTGCGGGGAGAGGTTTGCTGCCAGGGGCAGCCTACGGGACCACCTGTACTCCCACGCCAGTGGCTCCCTGCCCTCAGCCACCCCACTGGCAGCTGCTGAGACCAGGGGGCTCGGAGACCACTCCCAAGAAGCCGGGAAACCCGAGGGGCTGCTGGGGCAGGGGGAGGAAGTGCTGTTCCCAGCTGCTAACCAGCAGGAGACAAACAGCCTGGACGAGCATCCTCCCGTCGGACTGACCGTCACTGTCGGAGCCTACGGGGGCGACGCTGTCGAGAGCGGCAGCTTTGGCACGGCCAAGAGGAGGAAGCTCGCCTGCTCCGTATGCGGCC ACGCGGTGGAGCCGGAGCCTGGCGCCCTGTCCCCGCTGCCGGCACCAGCGGCTGTGGCCGGCCAGGAGGAGCCGCccacgcagcagcagcagccggcaGCGGCCGAGCTGGAGGCCGCTTTCCGCGCCGCCTTCGCCAACTACGAGTCGGCGCGCGTGCATGCCCACTACAAGTGCGCGCGGGGCGGGTGCGTTCTCCCTGTCCCGGGCGCGGTCACGGCCACTGCGCCGGGCGCGCTCCCGGGCCGCCGCGGCGGCGACCGCTTCGTGCACCGCTGGCTGTGGGAGCGGGAGCTGACGTACTGCGAGCGCACGGGCGTGTACTGGCTGTTGTACGAGGAGGGCCGCGGCATGTATTGCTACCTGTGCCGGCGCCACGACGCCCACAACCGGCAGAACAAGACCAAGGTGTTCAACGGCACGCCAGCCGTGCGCTACAAGAAGGCAGCGCTGCAGGCCCACGCCGAGTCGCAGCAGCACGGGGCTGCGGTCCGCGCCGAGCTGTCGAGCCGCCTGTCCGTGCGCCAACTGGCCCGGAGCGGACGGCAGGAAGCGGCCTCGCTGCGCGCCCTTTTCCAGGCCGCCTATTGGCTGGCGCGGGAGGGGCTGCCCACCACCAAGCTCCGCCCCGCGCTGCGGTTGTTAGGCGTCGCGCCCACGCACTTCCGGCGCGCCGCCACACTGCGCCACGTCTTCCGCTCGCTGGGCTGCGCCGTGCGCAGGCGCTTGCTGCTGCGCCTCGGACGTGCCGCTCGCTTTGGGCTGCTGTGCGAGAGGAGCGGCCTGGAGGCGGGGGCCGGGGCCGAGGCCGAGGCTGCGCTGCTCGGCTTCGTGCAGTACGTGGATCCCAGCTCCAAGGAGGTGTCTTGGGGGCTACTCTTCGCCGAGGTGGGCCGCGCCTGGGACTCGGGTGAGGAGGTGGCCGGGGCGGTGGGCCGCGCCCTGGGTTGTGCGGGACTGGAGGGCAGCCGCCTGGCTTGGCTGGTGGCCGAGCAGGCAGGCGAGGAGGAGGTGGCGGCGCGGCTGCAGGTAGGCTGGCCGGGGCTGCTGGGAATGGTGTGGCCGGGGCGGCGGCTGCTGCTGGCGGGGACCGGGCGCGGGGGAGCCGGGGCCTGCGGGCCGCTGCTCCGGCTCCAGGCCTGGCTGTACCAGCTGTGGGAACTGCTCGAGCGCTCACCCGCCCTGGCCGAGGCCTACCTGGCCGCTCGCCTGCCCGAAGCCAAGGCCGAGGCCGAGGTCTCGCCGCCCGGCCGCCTCCTCCGCCCAGTGCTGCTCCGCCGGCTGCGGAGGACCTGCCGCCGGCGCCGCCAGTCGCTCGAGGCGTCGGTGGAGGGCGCGTACGAGGATCTGCCGGCGTTGCTGCGGGCGCTGCGGGCTCAGGGCGGGGTGGAGGCGGCGGCCTGCGGACTCTGGGCCCAGCTGAGCGCTCCGCGGGCCGTGGGCGGCCTCTACATCCTGCGGGAGGCGGTGGCCGCGATGGACGGCCTGACAGGGGCCCTGTGCCGGGCCAGGGGGCTGCAGGCGCCGCCCGATGCCGAGCTGCGGACCGCCCTGCAGCGGCTGCGGGAAGCGGCCGAGTCCGGGGCACCGCTGGGCCGCCTGTGGGCCGACCTGGAGCCCGGCGGCCGACTGTCCGCGTGCGGCCTGCCGACGCTCGACGCCCGCGGCCAGGCCGAGCTGCGAGCCCTGCTGGAGGCCTACACGGCCGGGCtggcggccgagctgcgccgccACTTCATCGAGGCCGGGGCCTCGCCTCTGGCAGCCCTCGCCGTCTTCAACCCACTGCTGGTGCCCGAGCCGGGCTCCCCTGAGGCGGCGGCCCACGGACAGTCCCAGGTGGCCGCCCTGGCCTCCCGCTTCTACCCCCGGGAGCCAGGCGCCGAGGCCCGGCTGCAGGCCGAGTGGGCCCGGCTTCAGCCCGAGCTGCGGGCCTGGTGCTCCGTCCTGCCCGCCTCAGCGCTGGCCGAGCCCGGGGCCTCGGCCGTCGAGTGGAGCCTCCGCCGCCTGCTGCGCCTCCCTTCCTACCCGGGGCTGGCGGACGTGGCCGAGGCGGCGCTGGCGGCGCCCGTGGGCCCGGCGTGGGACGAGCGGGCGGCCGGCTCCTTGCGCGGGGTGGAGGCCCGGCTGAGGGGAGGCCGCTGCCGGGACGGCGGGCTGCTCGACAGCCTCCTGCACATCAGCGTGAACGGCCCCGAGCTGGGCACGGCCGAGTGCGCGCAGTTGCTGGAGGAGGCGGCGCAGGCCTTCATGCAACAGCGGCGGCCAGGAGCCGGGGCCTCACCCCAGCACAAGCCCGCCCTGGCCTCCGTCAAAGCCGAGGAAGCGGCCGAGAGCTCGGAGCAAGAACTGGAGCAGGAGGTGGGAGCTCTGCAGCACCAGGCCGACAATGACAGCGACTCGGAGAACAGTCTCTGCTACTAA